AGATGGCGGCCCTGCTCGAAACCTTCCACGAAGAGGTGGCCAAGGTCAACGACGCCACTCGCAGCAATGCCGAAGGGTTCATGGTGGTTGAGGACTGGCAGACCAACCTGAAGAAGATCACGCTGCGCGTGGTCTGGACCCATCTGGCGGACGGCACGCCAGGAGAATACAGCCAGGTGACCTACCTTGACAGCCAAGCGGCCTATGAGCGAGGAGGTGGGTCATGAAGTGGCAGATCGCGGTCGGGATCTTCCTGGCGCTGGGCCTGCTCGCCCTGACGATCGGGCTGGCGCTGGGCGAACTGCCGCGCATGGAGCTGTTCAAGGCCTCGATTGACGCCCGCTCGGTGGAGACCGGGGCGGCGTTGTTCGAGAACAACTGCCGCACCTGCCACGGGCCGCAAGGGAAAGGCATCGAGGGCGTGGCGCCAGCCATCAACGCCGCCGATCTGTATGACGGTTCACGCCTGGCGGCGATCGGCTGGTCAGGGACGACCGACGACTACCTGCGGGACGTGATTGCGGCCGGGCGGCCGGTGCCCAGCGCCGGGTCGAACTACCCGCAGCGCATGCCGACCTGGAGCCAGCGCTACGGCGGGCCGCTGCGCGATGACCAGGTCGATTCGCTGGTGGCCTTCGTCATGAACTGGAAGGACCGGGCACTGGCCGGAGGTGGGGGCGCCGCGCCGCCAGCTGTCGTCGAGGGGGCGGTGGGCACTGAGATCACCGTGGCCCTGCCGGCGGGAGACCCCGCCCGCGGACAACAGCTGGCCGAAAGCGGGCTCGGCTGCCCCGGCTGCCATGTGCTGGCCGCGGTCGGGCCGGCCTGGATGGCCTCGGGCGACCAGCCCGGCATTGGGACCCGCGCCGAAACACGCTTCACCCAGGACGACTACACCGGCCTGGCGGCCGATGCCCAACAATACCTGGTCGAGGCGGTGGTCCAGACCAACGCCTTCATCGTGTCCGGCTACCAACCGAACATCATGCCCCCCAACTACGGCGAGCGACTCACTGGGCAAGACCTGGCCGATCTGATCGCCTACTTGACCAGCTTGCGCTGAGTTGGCGGCTCGAGCATCGGGCTTCTCTGGGCGCCGTCGTCTCGATCGGGGCGACGGCGCTTTGAACAATCCCTGGGGCGGCGGCTGCGGTGTGGCGTACAATCGAGGCCACGCCCGGAAGAGAACCACCGGGAGGAGATCAGCATGCGCGGGAAGATCGGGCGGTGGGCTTTCGGCCTCGGGCTGCTGATGGTGA
The Anaerolineales bacterium genome window above contains:
- a CDS encoding cytochrome c codes for the protein MKWQIAVGIFLALGLLALTIGLALGELPRMELFKASIDARSVETGAALFENNCRTCHGPQGKGIEGVAPAINAADLYDGSRLAAIGWSGTTDDYLRDVIAAGRPVPSAGSNYPQRMPTWSQRYGGPLRDDQVDSLVAFVMNWKDRALAGGGGAAPPAVVEGAVGTEITVALPAGDPARGQQLAESGLGCPGCHVLAAVGPAWMASGDQPGIGTRAETRFTQDDYTGLAADAQQYLVEAVVQTNAFIVSGYQPNIMPPNYGERLTGQDLADLIAYLTSLR